A window from Flavobacterium gyeonganense encodes these proteins:
- a CDS encoding RagB/SusD family nutrient uptake outer membrane protein, translating to MKKTILYSLSLLFIISACNPLDENPKAFIGSGNFYNTTEDADAAVLSIYNAINSSTHTLYNRLIQISTEMATDDYEAGPRARNAHVRALSNLTHDASNDRMLEIWRQSYDGINRANVAIDNIAKNPNLNSQKDKDLINEAKFLRAVLYFNIVRWFGDVPLVLHETTSLTPEAINPSNTPEADVYAQIEADLLDAEALPEIQPIKGRITSGAAKSLLSKVYLTQKKWQKAADKSKEVIDSKIYDLFENFADVFNVATKNGKEHIFSAQFKGLTNWNGNMLASTAAPTSVPGIAGDQADALHTAGGLFEAFAETDKRKYITFAVEFVSPTDGKTYKVSPHFNKYFDPATPASPGQSSKNTPIIRFAEILLINSEALNELNGPTTEAFAGIDRVRERAGVDLLSVTSPSISQDDFREAVFEERRKELVYEYQRWFDLARRGPDYFVAKLKAAGKTNAQPKHVHFPIPQRELDLNKNLKQVPAWRDKVN from the coding sequence ATGAAAAAGACAATCCTATATAGTTTATCACTTCTTTTTATCATAAGTGCTTGTAATCCTTTGGATGAAAATCCGAAAGCTTTTATAGGCTCAGGCAATTTTTATAATACAACAGAAGATGCTGATGCGGCCGTACTATCCATTTACAACGCAATCAACAGCAGTACACACACACTTTACAATCGTCTGATTCAAATTTCGACTGAAATGGCAACAGATGATTATGAAGCGGGTCCAAGAGCCAGAAATGCGCATGTTAGAGCTTTATCAAACTTGACGCATGATGCTTCAAATGACCGTATGTTAGAGATTTGGCGCCAAAGTTATGACGGAATCAACAGGGCAAATGTGGCCATTGATAATATTGCTAAAAATCCGAATTTAAATTCGCAAAAGGATAAGGATTTAATTAATGAAGCTAAATTTTTGAGAGCGGTTTTGTATTTCAATATTGTGAGATGGTTTGGAGATGTACCTTTGGTCTTACACGAAACTACTTCACTTACTCCGGAAGCAATAAACCCTTCTAATACTCCGGAAGCTGATGTCTATGCACAGATTGAAGCCGATTTGCTAGATGCTGAAGCCTTGCCGGAAATACAGCCAATTAAAGGAAGAATCACTTCAGGAGCTGCAAAAAGTTTATTGTCTAAAGTATATCTGACCCAGAAAAAATGGCAAAAAGCAGCTGATAAAAGCAAAGAAGTGATTGATAGCAAGATTTATGATTTATTTGAAAATTTTGCTGATGTATTTAATGTGGCCACCAAAAACGGCAAAGAGCATATTTTCTCAGCACAGTTTAAAGGGCTTACCAACTGGAACGGAAATATGCTTGCTTCTACGGCTGCACCAACTTCGGTTCCCGGAATTGCAGGAGATCAGGCGGATGCTTTACATACTGCCGGAGGTTTATTTGAGGCTTTTGCCGAAACCGATAAGCGTAAATACATCACTTTTGCAGTAGAATTTGTCAGTCCTACAGATGGAAAAACGTACAAAGTGAGTCCGCATTTCAATAAATATTTTGATCCGGCAACTCCGGCATCACCGGGACAGTCTTCGAAAAATACACCCATTATCCGATTTGCAGAAATATTATTAATCAATTCAGAAGCCCTAAATGAACTTAACGGACCAACAACAGAAGCCTTTGCAGGAATCGACCGTGTGAGGGAAAGAGCCGGAGTTGATTTGCTGTCGGTAACTTCTCCGTCCATTAGTCAGGATGATTTTAGGGAAGCCGTTTTTGAAGAAAGAAGAAAAGAACTGGTGTACGAATACCAACGTTGGTTTGACCTGGCGAGAAGAGGCCCTGACTATTTTGTTGCCAAATTAAAAGCAGCGGGTAAAACGAATGCACAGCCAAAACATGTCCATTTTCCAATTCCCCAGAGAGAACTGGATTTGAATAAAAATTTGAAACAGGTTCCGGCATGGAGAGATAAAGTGAATTGA
- a CDS encoding SusC/RagA family TonB-linked outer membrane protein: MTFLKNLVFKVSFGTDLIFNKEKSYLPSSIYEGLITNGEGKIGTADSKTWLNENTLTYSKVFAEKHSLNVLAGYTQQNSVREFVTAGSQQFVNDVTYYYSLQSGNVALMPTSGESTWALNSYLSRVNYNYNSKYFLTASLRADGSSRFGKNNKWGYFPSFAAAWQISNEDFFTPVKDVINSLKIRTSYGATGNQEIGEYQSLSTLSSVKYLFGDQIYTGFTPTRISNDDLGWELTNQFDAGVDIGFFDDKLNLTVDVYRKTTKDLLLAVQIPYTTGFTSSLQNFGTVQNQGIELGINTALGNTAFSWTSNFNISFNSNKIIALGNDAEFYTFGNYILKKGESLGTFYGAVTDGILQPADIATKGVFTGNATPKAGDRLYKDINGDGAFTTAADRTSIGDAQPDFIFGFTNTFKYRGFELSTLINGSVGNKILNGNAQALELYNGQQNASTSALDAWTPTNPSTTTPRAKLDPAPVFSNRFVEDGSFVRIKNITFSYNLPKKAAEKLLLTSVKFRVVGENLFTFTKYTGFDPEVTNGTTISPGTDTGIYPASKTISGGLTVTF, encoded by the coding sequence ATGACATTTTTGAAGAACTTGGTTTTCAAAGTATCTTTTGGAACCGACCTTATTTTCAACAAAGAGAAAAGTTACCTTCCATCCTCTATTTATGAAGGTTTGATTACTAATGGAGAAGGAAAAATCGGTACAGCAGATTCTAAAACATGGTTAAACGAAAACACTCTGACCTACTCTAAAGTTTTTGCAGAAAAACACAGTCTGAATGTTCTGGCCGGTTATACACAGCAAAATTCGGTAAGGGAATTTGTGACGGCAGGATCACAGCAGTTTGTAAATGATGTAACCTATTATTACAGTCTTCAAAGTGGAAATGTGGCGCTAATGCCTACTTCTGGAGAAAGTACCTGGGCACTTAACTCCTACTTATCAAGAGTAAACTACAATTATAATTCAAAATATTTCCTGACGGCAAGTTTAAGAGCCGATGGTTCTTCAAGGTTTGGAAAAAACAATAAATGGGGTTACTTTCCTTCATTTGCTGCAGCATGGCAGATTAGTAATGAAGACTTTTTTACACCTGTAAAAGACGTTATCAACAGCTTAAAAATAAGAACGAGTTACGGTGCTACAGGAAATCAGGAAATTGGGGAATACCAGTCACTTTCGACATTAAGCAGTGTAAAATACCTGTTTGGAGACCAGATTTACACCGGCTTTACGCCAACAAGAATCTCAAATGATGATTTGGGATGGGAGTTGACCAACCAGTTTGATGCAGGTGTTGACATAGGTTTTTTTGATGATAAATTAAACCTGACTGTTGATGTTTACCGCAAAACCACGAAAGATTTACTATTGGCTGTTCAGATTCCGTACACCACCGGATTTACGTCTTCTTTACAAAACTTTGGTACGGTACAAAATCAGGGAATTGAGTTAGGAATCAATACAGCTCTTGGAAATACAGCATTTTCATGGACTTCGAATTTTAATATTTCATTCAACAGCAATAAAATTATAGCTTTAGGAAATGATGCCGAATTCTATACTTTCGGAAATTATATCCTGAAAAAAGGAGAATCATTAGGTACTTTTTATGGCGCTGTAACCGATGGAATATTGCAGCCTGCAGATATTGCCACAAAAGGAGTTTTTACAGGAAATGCAACGCCTAAGGCAGGTGACCGTTTGTACAAAGATATTAATGGTGATGGTGCTTTTACGACAGCTGCAGACAGAACCAGCATTGGTGATGCACAACCTGATTTTATCTTTGGTTTTACTAATACTTTCAAGTACAGAGGTTTTGAATTATCAACTTTGATCAACGGATCTGTGGGAAATAAAATTCTAAACGGAAATGCTCAGGCTCTTGAATTGTACAACGGACAACAAAATGCTTCAACAAGTGCTTTAGATGCCTGGACGCCAACAAATCCAAGTACAACAACACCTCGTGCTAAACTGGATCCTGCTCCCGTTTTCTCAAACCGCTTTGTGGAAGATGGTTCTTTTGTGAGAATCAAAAACATCACATTCAGCTATAATTTACCTAAAAAGGCAGCAGAAAAACTGCTTCTGACTTCTGTGAAATTCAGAGTCGTGGGAGAAAATCTTTTCACATTTACCAAATACACAGGATTTGATCCTGAGGTAACTAATGGAACTACCATTTCTCCAGGAACAGATACTGGAATTTATCCCGCATCCAAAACAATTTCGGGAGGTTTAACTGTAACATTTTAA
- a CDS encoding SusC/RagA family TonB-linked outer membrane protein, producing MKKNINILLWISILLISVGINAQNTQATINSTLNGTVIDQVTNQPIPGVNIQIKGTTHTAVTDLDGKFYFQTGQKFPYILIVSYIGYVTAEHTANTDFVQISLKEDRKELDELVIIGYGSTTKKDYTGAAETVSSTALKGTQRTLESSLQGSVAGVNVTQTSGQPGASLSIRIRGGSSIQGGNEPLYVVDGFPLYNSDFTAGVLSGTPTNPLSSINPADIESITVLKDASSTAIYGSRGANGVVIITTKKGSSNAMTVNYDFTIGQQGVRNKVDVLDAKGFAKLRNAALYDTNPALGPNQYLTDAQIAALGKGVDWQEEAFQKGIVQNHQLSVSGGNNQTKYAVSGNYYNQEGIIKNTGFERLSGRVNLTSKISSKARFGLNLTIAETKSKVAPAGLITSLLSMPPTATIYEPDGSYTLRNPFENIFANPIATLNERKNEAITDRILGTIYGEYDIFEELGFQSIFWNRPYFQQREKLPSILYL from the coding sequence ATGAAAAAAAATATCAACATCCTTTTATGGATTAGCATTTTATTGATTTCAGTCGGAATTAATGCCCAAAATACACAAGCAACAATCAACTCTACACTAAACGGGACTGTTATTGATCAGGTCACCAATCAGCCCATTCCGGGAGTTAATATTCAAATTAAAGGTACTACTCACACTGCGGTAACCGATTTAGACGGAAAGTTTTATTTCCAGACAGGTCAGAAATTCCCATACATACTGATCGTAAGTTATATTGGTTATGTTACTGCAGAACACACTGCAAATACCGATTTTGTTCAGATTTCATTAAAAGAAGACCGCAAGGAACTTGACGAACTGGTAATTATCGGATACGGAAGTACGACCAAAAAAGATTATACAGGTGCTGCCGAAACCGTTTCTTCCACAGCATTAAAAGGAACGCAAAGAACGCTTGAGAGTTCGCTTCAGGGATCTGTGGCGGGTGTAAATGTTACACAAACTTCAGGTCAGCCGGGTGCCAGTTTGAGTATCCGAATTCGTGGAGGAAGTTCAATACAGGGAGGAAATGAGCCTCTTTATGTAGTGGACGGTTTTCCGCTTTACAATTCCGATTTTACAGCCGGAGTTCTAAGCGGTACGCCAACCAATCCTTTATCATCGATAAATCCAGCGGATATTGAATCGATCACGGTTTTAAAAGATGCATCTTCTACAGCTATCTACGGATCCAGAGGTGCTAATGGTGTTGTTATTATTACTACCAAAAAAGGTTCTTCCAATGCCATGACTGTAAATTATGATTTTACAATTGGACAGCAGGGAGTTCGCAACAAAGTAGACGTTTTAGATGCAAAAGGTTTCGCCAAACTTAGAAATGCCGCACTATATGATACAAATCCTGCTTTAGGTCCCAACCAATATTTAACCGATGCTCAAATCGCCGCATTAGGCAAAGGTGTTGACTGGCAGGAAGAAGCTTTTCAAAAAGGAATTGTACAGAATCATCAGTTAAGTGTTTCAGGCGGTAATAACCAAACAAAATATGCTGTTTCAGGAAACTATTACAATCAGGAGGGAATTATAAAAAATACCGGTTTTGAAAGGCTGAGCGGAAGAGTCAATTTGACTTCCAAAATAAGCAGTAAAGCAAGATTTGGTTTGAATCTTACTATTGCAGAAACAAAATCAAAAGTTGCTCCGGCAGGTTTGATCACTTCTTTACTAAGCATGCCTCCTACTGCCACAATTTACGAACCGGACGGAAGCTACACTTTGCGTAATCCGTTTGAAAACATCTTTGCAAATCCAATTGCAACCTTAAACGAACGTAAAAATGAAGCAATTACAGATCGTATCCTCGGGACTATTTATGGTGAATATGACATTTTTGAAGAACTTGGTTTTCAAAGTATCTTTTGGAACCGACCTTATTTTCAACAAAGAGAAAAGTTACCTTCCATCCTCTATTTATGA